Genomic DNA from Streptomyces sp. AM 2-1-1:
TGCATGCCGACCACCTTCGACGTCTCCATGACCAACACCGGCACGAAGGCCCTCTTCGCCGACGCGACCCTGACCGCCGAGGCACCGATCACCCTCTCGGACCAGGTCTTCTCGACCTACCTGCCCGCCGCCGACCCGGACCGGCCGGTGACCCGGTCGGTGGGCGTACGGGTTCCTCCGGGCACGGCGCCGGGCGTCTACGACCTGACCGCGGTCTCGGGGAAGCAGCGCGTCGTGGTCCCCCTCACGGTCCAGGCTCCGCCCGCGCCCGGCCCGGGGGCGAACCTCGCCTACGGCAGGGCGGTGACCGCTTCCTCGACCCACGGGAACTTCACCACCTGTGCCGCCGTGGACGGTGACAGCAACTACCTCCACTGGGGTTCCGGTTACGGCTGGAACGACGCGGACAAGGGCGTCTTCCCCGACTGGCTCGCCGTCGAGTGGCCCGAACCGGTCGAGCTGGGACGCGTCGAGACCGTCACCTACGGCACCCCGGCCCGCCCGGCGGCGCTCCAGGGAATCAAGGAGTTCGACGTCCAGGTGAGGTCCGGTGGCGTCTGGGTGACCGTCGGGTCCTACCGTGACAACACACTCGACCGGATCGTCACCACCTTCGCCCCGGTGACCACGGACGCGGTCCGCGTCTACGTCCGCTCCTCCAACAGCGCCGACTACACGCGCCTCCTGGAAGTGGAGGCGTACGCACCGGAGTAGGCGGCCGGGCGCGCCGCTGGTCCGGAGCGGTGCGGGCACACCGCTCCGGACCGCGACGCCGCCCCGGCCGGCCCTGCGGCCGCCGTGTCGCCAAGGCGTCGTCGACGCTCGGGCGACGACGCCCTGATCGCGATCCGCGTGGTCCGGGGAACGGGTCAGGCACCCTGCTGGACCGGGCCGATGAGGGTGCCGGGGGCCACCTCGAGTGCGCCCTCGGCGAAGGAGGTCCCGGGGATCTCCCCGTCCGGAGCCCGGAGGGTGAACGACGCCTCGTCGGCCGAGGTGGCGCTCGCACCGCTGGGAACCCGGATGTCGAAGTGCACCGGCCGACCCGGGCCGAAGGTCGTCACGGCATCCTGAGCGCCGTGACGACCAGGGCTGACGCCGCTGTCCGAGCCGTGGTCCAGGAACCGCGTGCCGGTGGGCGACCCGGCCAGTTCGCACGGCGCGTACCCGCGCGGGGCGGTCAGGGTCACGCGGTAGTGACGGTGCCCCGCCGTACGGTCCGCCCCGGTGATCTTCGCGATGTGGTTGGCCGGGCGGCAGGCCGAGGGTGCGGCCCCGGTCACGGGCGCGGCCTGCACAGCTCCCGCGCCGGCACCGCCCGCCAGCACGGTGACGGCGGCTACGGCGGCTACGGCGGCTACGGCGGCTACGGCGAGAGAGACGGCACTCCGTCGGTCGGTACGCATCATGAACGCTCCTTGCCTCGTGCACGGGCCTGGCGGGCACGCATCGCGCGCTCCGTCAGCACCCTGGTCGGCCCCATCCCTGCCCAACTCCGCCGCAGAAGTCACGGGGCGCACGGGTGGTGCGGGGCGACCGGACCGCAGCCGGGAGAACGCCTCACCAGAGGAGTGAGGGCGCACGGAGGGCTCGTTGACCATGAGACCCGCCCTTCTGCCGCCGACCCTCCCGAGGCGACGTGCGGGAAGTGTTTCAGTACCGGCCCGGTTTCACCCCGCCGGCGGCGGGTCGGCGCAACTGGCGGGCCCACAGAGCCTTCTGGGCGAGCAGGGTGAGGGTTCCGGCGAGTGTGATGCCGCCGAGGTTGGCGAGGAGTTGCTGCGAGGACCCGATCGTCTGCGCGTAGTCGGAGTAGCTGAACGCCACCGCCGCGTTGGCCGCTGCGGGGACGGTCGTCACCGAGATGGTCACCCCGATCAGCGCGGCCGACTTCGACGAGGTCAGCGACAGGGTGCCGGCGACGCCCGCCAGGAACGCCACCACGAACGACATCATGTCCGGCTGCCAGATGAAGGCGGTGTTGGGACGGTCACCTTCGACCATCGCCCGAGTGAACAGGCCGCAGGCGTCCATCAGCCACGCGAACCCGGCCGTCATCACCATCGCCGCCGCGAACCCGCCCACCAGGGCCACCAACGAGCGGGCCACCAGACGCGGCGCCCGTTGCACCAGAGCGGTGGAGACCCCCGCCAACGGGCCGAACTCGGGTCCCACCGCCATGGCGCCGACGATCAGGATCGCGTTGTCCAGCATGACACCGACGGCCGCCAGCATCGTGGCGATCGTCAGGAACGCCACGTACGTGATGCTGAACGTCGACTCCTCGTGGGTGACCTCCGTCAGCTCCTCCCACAGCACGGCGTCCGCACCCTCGCCCGGAGCCTGCTCCTCCGCCTCTTCGGCGTGCGCGGAGAGCGTCAGATCCAGGTTCTCCACCGTGATGGAGCCCGTGCGGTCGATGCCGAGCCCTCGCAGCCCGCCGATGAGCTCGTCCCCCGCCTCCCGGGCGACGTCGCACAGCACCAGGTCACCGGCCGGGGAGCGGGCCGCGCCCGGCAGTACCGCGAGATGAGTGGTGCCGACACTGCCCTCCAGCAGGCTCAGCACCTCCTCCGTGCGGTCGGCCGGGACGATCAGACGCAGATGCAACACGGAGAAACCCTCCCAAGGACGGCCGTCGCGACGGGGGCGGTCGGGTCCGTCACAGTGTGCGCAGCGACAGCCGCTGGTCCTTGTGGTCCGGGCTCTTGCGCAGCACCAGGGTGGCACGTCCTCGCGAAGGGGCGACGGCTCCCCCGGCGGTGACGCGACGGGCGGACGAGGTCACGGCCACGCCCTCCTCGTCCGGACGCCTCCCGTCATGCCCCGCACCTCACCGAACGTCCGGCGGCGTCGCCGCGAGCCCGCCGTACACCCCCGGCCAATTTGGTGGAATTTTCAACGACAGAGGTGGGTTGTCGCGATCACACGGGCGGGAGACCGGGAACGGCCTCTTCGCCGGCGGCAGAGGAGGAAGCAGATGGACCAGGGCTACTACGAGTTCGGCACGGCCGCCGACCGGTGGAACCGCGCGGAGATGTTCTTCGACGCCAAGGAGTACCTGACGGCGGCGCGCATCCTCGGTGGGCTCGTGGAGGAGGTTCCCGAGCAGGTGGCCCCGCGGCTGCTGCTCGCCCGGGCCTACTACCACTCGGCGCGGCTCGGGAAGGCCGAGGCGGAGCTGCGGACCGTGCTGGAGCGCGACCCCGTCGAGGACTACGCCCGGCTGCTCCTCGGACGCACGCTGGAGCGCCAGGGGCGGCACGAGGAGGCCAAGCCGCACCTGCGGATGGCCGCCGCGCTGAACGGCGATTTCCCCGGCGCCGACGACTGACGGCCGGGCCTGTCGGGGAGTGAACCGTCGGCAGGTACCGTCGCGGCGTGCGGGACGTGTGCGGCCGGAGAGGACTTCTCCGGCCGCACACGCACACGTCAGCCGACCACCCCGGCGGGCCGGGGAGCACTCTCCCGGGTGGCCGCGCCCCGTTCCCGCGAGGGGAGGAGGAGCCGTTCGGTGAGGGCGCCGAAGACCAGCCCGAAGCTCACCCAGAGGGTGGCCTGGACGGCGAGGGTGGAGAGCCGGAACTCCCAGAGCAGGCTCGCCGGGAAGTCCGCGCCCACCTCGTCGAACGACGGCAGGAACACATAGGCGAGCCCGATCAGCACGACGTATCCGGCGGACGCGGCGATCGTCGCGTTCCAGTTGCCGAGGCGCGGTGCGAGCCTCCTCCCGCCGATCACGGCGGCGACGGCGAGCAGCACGCTGAGCACCACCATGAGGAAGAACAGGCCGGTACGTTGCCCGATGGTGTCCGGGTCGCCCACGGCCGGCGGGTTGGCCGGATATTTGAGGAACGGTACGACGTACACGGAGAGCAGCGCCGCCCCCGCGACCAGGGCCGCGGTGGCCCGGGGGCCGAAGGCGCCGATGCGGCCGAGGGCATAGCAGAAGACGAGTGCCGCGATGCCGCCGACGGCGACGCCGAAGACGAGGATGCCGGTGGCGAGACCGCCGGTGGCCTGCATCGTGCGGCTGACCAACTCCTCACCGCCGTGGTGGTCGTGGCTGTGAACGTGGCTGTGGGCCTCCTCCAGGGCGATGGCCGCGTCCACGCGCGACTCACCGAGGAAGTAGGCGACGAGGAGCGCCGCGGCGCCCGCGACAAGGCCCGCGAGCATGCCGCGGAGCAGGAGCGCTCGAACGGATAGGGAGTTCATGGAGTTCGGTTTCCCCGTGTCCTAGTGGCAGGGGAAGCCGAGGAGGTGACGGCCGTCGTGGAGCCACTCGTGCACGGCCTCGCCGGAGATGAGCGAGGTAGCTCCCTGCTCGGCGCCGACGAAGTACAGCAGGACGAGCATGAGAACGCCGAAGAAGACGGCCCACGGGGCGATCGCCTTCAGCGAGAGGGGGGTGACGGCGGGTACGCCGGTTGCGGGTGCGGCAGTATGTGCCATGGCAGAACCTCCTGGGGGAACACGCGTCCCGATCGTGGTGCCTGAGACGACGGTGCTGGGTCTGACTTCCCGCGGTTACGGGTTCACAGTGGCGCGACCGTGCCGGATTCTCACCGGACTTCCGTGCTCCGTCGTCATGCTGGTCAGACCATAGCGCCTGTGTTCGGGGGCCGCCATGGTGCGATGTGCCGGTCGATCCCCAACGTACCCATGGGGAATGGGCGTTGAGCGAGAGGAAATGGACGGAATGACGCTGCGGGTGACGTTCCTCTCACCGGCTCCGGGGCCGGCGCTGCGCGAGGCGAGGTTCGCGGGCGCCGACGACGGCGAGGCCGGGGACGGTGCACGTCCGATCGATCCCGCGGGCGAGCGCCGTGCCCGTGCCGCCGCTTCGGCGGTCCCGGACGCCGGGCGCCACCTGTCGGGTCCCTCGCAACGCTGTCTGCGTACGGCGCGGGCGCTCGGAGTGAGGCCCGTCCCCGAACCGGTCCTGCACGACTGGGACATGGGGCGGTGGCGGGGGCGGAGGCTGGCGGAGGTGTCCGCCGGCGAACCGGAGGGCGTCGCGGCCTGGCTCGGTGATCCCGCGGCGGCGCCGCACGGGGGCGAGTCCCTGCACGGCCTGCTCGGACGCGTGGGCGGCTGGCTGGACTCGCTCGCCGGG
This window encodes:
- a CDS encoding histidine phosphatase family protein: MTLRVTFLSPAPGPALREARFAGADDGEAGDGARPIDPAGERRARAAASAVPDAGRHLSGPSQRCLRTARALGVRPVPEPVLHDWDMGRWRGRRLAEVSAGEPEGVAAWLGDPAAAPHGGESLHGLLGRVGGWLDSLAGADGASEGDGRVLVVAEPAVVRAAVVHAVALPPAAFWRLDVAPLSLVALTGRAGRWNLTLGAPLPGSGGAAARA
- a CDS encoding DUF389 domain-containing protein — encoded protein: MLHLRLIVPADRTEEVLSLLEGSVGTTHLAVLPGAARSPAGDLVLCDVAREAGDELIGGLRGLGIDRTGSITVENLDLTLSAHAEEAEEQAPGEGADAVLWEELTEVTHEESTFSITYVAFLTIATMLAAVGVMLDNAILIVGAMAVGPEFGPLAGVSTALVQRAPRLVARSLVALVGGFAAAMVMTAGFAWLMDACGLFTRAMVEGDRPNTAFIWQPDMMSFVVAFLAGVAGTLSLTSSKSAALIGVTISVTTVPAAANAAVAFSYSDYAQTIGSSQQLLANLGGITLAGTLTLLAQKALWARQLRRPAAGGVKPGRY
- a CDS encoding tetratricopeptide repeat protein, which produces MDQGYYEFGTAADRWNRAEMFFDAKEYLTAARILGGLVEEVPEQVAPRLLLARAYYHSARLGKAEAELRTVLERDPVEDYARLLLGRTLERQGRHEEAKPHLRMAAALNGDFPGADD
- a CDS encoding CbtB-domain containing protein, translating into MAHTAAPATGVPAVTPLSLKAIAPWAVFFGVLMLVLLYFVGAEQGATSLISGEAVHEWLHDGRHLLGFPCH
- a CDS encoding discoidin domain-containing protein — protein: MKPHPKSIRAVTAVAFVAITAATLATGGSAHEARAASRTAPATGPGTSTAGRSAARPAAGPVVLSATPTSLTGSELPCMPTTFDVSMTNTGTKALFADATLTAEAPITLSDQVFSTYLPAADPDRPVTRSVGVRVPPGTAPGVYDLTAVSGKQRVVVPLTVQAPPAPGPGANLAYGRAVTASSTHGNFTTCAAVDGDSNYLHWGSGYGWNDADKGVFPDWLAVEWPEPVELGRVETVTYGTPARPAALQGIKEFDVQVRSGGVWVTVGSYRDNTLDRIVTTFAPVTTDAVRVYVRSSNSADYTRLLEVEAYAPE
- a CDS encoding DUF4232 domain-containing protein is translated as MRTDRRSAVSLAVAAVAAVAAVAAVTVLAGGAGAGAVQAAPVTGAAPSACRPANHIAKITGADRTAGHRHYRVTLTAPRGYAPCELAGSPTGTRFLDHGSDSGVSPGRHGAQDAVTTFGPGRPVHFDIRVPSGASATSADEASFTLRAPDGEIPGTSFAEGALEVAPGTLIGPVQQGA
- a CDS encoding CbtA family protein; this encodes MNSLSVRALLLRGMLAGLVAGAAALLVAYFLGESRVDAAIALEEAHSHVHSHDHHGGEELVSRTMQATGGLATGILVFGVAVGGIAALVFCYALGRIGAFGPRATAALVAGAALLSVYVVPFLKYPANPPAVGDPDTIGQRTGLFFLMVVLSVLLAVAAVIGGRRLAPRLGNWNATIAASAGYVVLIGLAYVFLPSFDEVGADFPASLLWEFRLSTLAVQATLWVSFGLVFGALTERLLLPSRERGAATRESAPRPAGVVG